GCAACATTAAAAACTATAGATTATTACAGTGAAAATGCTGGTAGATTTGAAGACTTTCTCTTTATTAATATAAGAAATCGTATTCTTGATATTTTAAGAACACGTAAAGTTGAAGTGCCAATTGAAAATGTCCTTTCTAAAACCTCCAATTTTTTAGATGATATAAACCTAAAAGAAGAGATTGAGGAATTTGAGAATACTTTAACGGAAAGTGAACTTGAGGTTTTTAAGTTGTATCTTGATGGTTTAAAAATCTCCCAGATAGCTTCTTACCTTAACAAAGATTATAAATCCATAGATAATACACTTCAAAGAATTAAGAAAAAAGCAAAAAAATTTATGGAAAGTGTTTAAAGCAGTTTTTCACCTTCCTGGTTATTTTGA
The window above is part of the Caldisericaceae bacterium genome. Proteins encoded here:
- a CDS encoding sigma-70 family RNA polymerase sigma factor, which encodes MENYNNIEDLIKHAKAHDRQAQETIISLYTPFIKRIVRYYGLFLSKEDREDLFIEALFATLKTIDYYSENAGRFEDFLFINIRNRILDILRTRKVEVPIENVLSKTSNFLDDINLKEEIEEFENTLTESELEVFKLYLDGLKISQIASYLNKDYKSIDNTLQRIKKKAKKFMESV